A single region of the Chryseobacterium sp. 6424 genome encodes:
- a CDS encoding glycosyltransferase, which yields MEAANSKSDNHHEYDMIVFCHLRWDFVYQRPQHLISRLAKDYKILVVEEPQPTRLNGHSPLEVREITANIHVFRPPVQNIESIGSFLKKHLKNRVFPVGWFYSPAFISVLDTLEFDSVVYDCMDELSLFKGASAHLIEQERQLLAAADVVYTGGKSLYESKQQKHHNVFCFPSSVDVDHFSNKNTDTVEMPADLKDIPHPIVGYYGVIDERIDLDLLRKTAEKSPETSFVMIGPLCKIEDKDLPRAQNIHYLGMKSYEELPQYLHFFDVAMMPFALNDATKFISPTKTLEYMSARKPIISTRIRDVERDYSNCILLIDNEDDFCKALKETPNKDLGEYKNILEKTSWDHTANSMKSIIQKVTA from the coding sequence ATGGAAGCTGCTAATTCAAAGAGCGACAATCATCATGAGTATGATATGATTGTATTCTGCCACCTACGCTGGGATTTCGTTTACCAACGCCCACAACACCTCATCAGCCGTTTGGCAAAGGACTATAAGATCCTTGTGGTAGAAGAGCCACAACCCACCCGTCTTAATGGCCATTCCCCACTGGAAGTGCGGGAGATTACGGCTAACATCCACGTATTCCGTCCGCCAGTACAAAATATAGAATCCATAGGTTCTTTCTTAAAGAAGCATCTTAAGAACCGTGTTTTCCCGGTAGGATGGTTTTACTCACCGGCATTTATCTCAGTTCTTGATACGCTAGAGTTTGACAGCGTTGTTTATGACTGTATGGATGAGCTTTCGCTATTTAAAGGAGCCTCAGCCCATTTGATTGAACAGGAGCGTCAATTGCTTGCCGCGGCGGATGTCGTTTATACTGGCGGGAAGTCACTATATGAATCTAAACAGCAAAAACATCATAATGTATTCTGTTTCCCGAGTTCGGTAGATGTAGACCATTTCTCTAACAAAAATACTGATACAGTGGAAATGCCGGCAGATTTGAAAGACATCCCACATCCCATCGTTGGTTATTATGGCGTGATTGATGAACGTATCGATCTGGATTTACTTAGAAAAACCGCGGAAAAATCTCCGGAAACTTCATTTGTCATGATCGGGCCATTGTGTAAAATAGAAGACAAAGACCTGCCAAGGGCACAAAACATCCATTATCTTGGGATGAAATCTTACGAAGAACTGCCCCAATATCTGCATTTTTTCGATGTAGCCATGATGCCTTTCGCACTTAATGATGCGACTAAATTCATCAGTCCTACCAAAACCCTGGAATATATGTCTGCGAGGAAACCCATTATTTCCACCAGAATCCGTGATGTAGAACGCGATTACAGCAATTGCATCTTGTTGATCGATAATGAAGATGATTTCTGCAAGGCCTTAAAAGAAACCCCAAACAAAGACCTCGGTGAGTATAAGAACATACTTGAAAAAACTTCCTGGGATCACACCGCAAATAGCATGAAATCCATCATTCAAAAAGTTACTGCATGA
- the xth gene encoding exodeoxyribonuclease III codes for MKIISYNVNGIRAAFTKNFLGWLQVADPDIICIQESKAGNDQIDIESLERCGYKSFWHSAEKKGYSGVGIASKTEPLHVEHGCGIESYDSEGRIIRADFEGFSVISVYVPSASNIERLNFKMSFCYDFLAYIKNLRQTIPNLIISGDFNICHKPIDIHNPEGLKNASGFLPVEREWLTKFIEECELIDSFRFFNDQPDHYSWWSYRQNSRERNKGWRLDYNFVSYPLKEQLRRAVILKEVFHSDHCPVLVELDL; via the coding sequence ATGAAAATCATTTCTTATAACGTCAACGGCATACGTGCGGCTTTCACAAAAAATTTCCTCGGATGGCTACAAGTAGCGGATCCTGATATCATTTGCATCCAAGAAAGCAAAGCCGGTAACGACCAGATCGATATTGAAAGTCTTGAAAGATGCGGCTACAAAAGTTTCTGGCATTCGGCAGAGAAAAAAGGCTACTCTGGCGTGGGCATCGCTTCCAAAACCGAACCCCTGCATGTGGAGCATGGTTGTGGTATAGAAAGCTACGACTCCGAAGGACGGATTATCCGTGCGGATTTCGAGGGATTTTCGGTGATTTCAGTATATGTACCTTCTGCTTCAAATATAGAGAGGCTGAATTTTAAGATGAGTTTTTGCTATGATTTTCTGGCGTACATCAAGAATCTCCGACAAACCATCCCGAATCTTATTATTTCCGGGGATTTTAATATTTGCCATAAACCTATCGACATCCATAATCCAGAAGGACTTAAAAACGCTTCTGGGTTTTTACCTGTTGAGCGAGAATGGCTTACCAAATTCATTGAAGAATGCGAACTGATCGACAGTTTCAGGTTCTTCAACGACCAACCCGACCATTATTCCTGGTGGAGCTACCGGCAAAACTCGCGCGAGCGCAACAAAGGCTGGCGGCTGGATTATAACTTTGTATCTTATCCTTTAAAAGAACAACTTAGGCGTGCGGTCATCCTGAAAGAGGTTTTCCACTCCGACCATTGCCCGGTTTTAGTGGAACTGGACCTGTGA
- a CDS encoding bifunctional response regulator/alkaline phosphatase family protein, which produces MSKLIWIDDEVDLLKPHIVFLENKGYHIVPVNNVNEALELIEKENFQLALLDENMPGISGLEAIPMIKNIDSAIKIVMVTKNEEEQIMEQAIGSQIADYILKPVNPNQVLLSLKKNLQEDTLVEQKTILEYQQEFRNLSMELSYMRTYQDWAEYYKKILNWEVKFDKVFDNEFADLLQSQKEEANIQFSKFIENNYEEWLHGSEKPMMSHTLFKDKIKTEVEKDKVLLLMIDNLRYDQWKVIEPLFTKFYNKTSEDYYFSILPTATQYARNSFFAGLLPSEIEKRFPEYWFNDNEEGNKNEHEREFLEDQMKRLGLSSRSMKYLKILNADFERKILEDFNQHKNNDLLVIVYNFIDILSHAKTDNVIVNQLIRDDKTFRSLTYNWFENSSLLKIIKQAAENGFKLVITTDHGTIYVKKPSKVVGDRETSTNIRYKTGRSLTYENSDVWAISNPEKLFLPKGNLSSKYIFAKNNTFLAYPKNYNHFVNYYKETYQHGGISLEEIIIPISILEPK; this is translated from the coding sequence ATGTCGAAACTGATTTGGATTGATGATGAAGTAGATTTACTGAAACCGCACATTGTATTTTTGGAAAACAAAGGCTACCACATCGTTCCTGTAAACAATGTGAATGAAGCGCTGGAACTAATTGAGAAAGAAAACTTCCAGCTCGCGCTATTGGATGAAAATATGCCCGGCATCAGCGGTCTGGAGGCGATCCCGATGATTAAGAACATAGATTCGGCCATAAAAATTGTGATGGTGACCAAAAATGAGGAAGAACAGATTATGGAACAGGCCATTGGTTCGCAGATTGCCGACTATATCCTGAAGCCGGTGAATCCGAACCAGGTGCTGCTTTCGCTGAAAAAAAACCTTCAGGAAGACACGCTGGTCGAACAAAAAACCATACTTGAATATCAGCAGGAATTCCGGAACCTTTCCATGGAACTCTCTTACATGAGGACCTATCAGGATTGGGCGGAGTATTACAAGAAAATCCTTAATTGGGAAGTAAAGTTCGATAAGGTTTTCGACAATGAATTTGCCGATCTGCTACAGTCACAAAAGGAGGAAGCCAACATCCAATTCTCGAAGTTCATAGAAAACAACTATGAAGAATGGCTGCACGGTAGCGAAAAACCCATGATGAGCCACACCCTCTTCAAAGATAAAATAAAAACCGAGGTCGAAAAAGACAAAGTACTGCTGCTGATGATTGATAACCTGCGGTATGACCAATGGAAAGTCATAGAACCGCTGTTCACCAAATTTTACAATAAAACCTCGGAAGATTATTACTTCAGCATTTTGCCAACCGCCACCCAATATGCACGGAACTCCTTCTTTGCCGGACTTTTACCATCGGAAATCGAAAAACGCTTCCCTGAATATTGGTTCAATGATAACGAAGAAGGCAATAAAAACGAGCACGAGCGCGAATTTTTAGAGGATCAGATGAAACGCTTGGGGCTTTCGAGCAGATCAATGAAATATTTAAAAATCCTTAACGCAGATTTTGAACGGAAAATCCTTGAAGACTTCAACCAGCACAAAAACAACGACTTACTGGTCATCGTATATAACTTCATCGATATCCTTTCGCACGCAAAGACCGACAATGTAATTGTCAATCAGTTGATTCGTGATGATAAAACCTTCCGTTCGCTGACCTACAATTGGTTCGAGAATTCATCGTTGTTGAAAATCATCAAGCAGGCGGCAGAAAATGGCTTTAAACTTGTAATTACCACCGACCATGGGACTATTTATGTAAAAAAACCCAGTAAAGTGGTGGGCGACCGCGAGACATCCACCAACATCCGTTATAAGACCGGCAGAAGTCTGACGTACGAAAACAGCGATGTGTGGGCCATTTCGAACCCTGAAAAACTGTTTTTACCTAAAGGAAACCTTAGTTCGAAATATATTTTTGCTAAAAACAACACTTTTCTTGCGTACCCGAAAAACTACAACCATTTTGTAAATTATTATAAAGAAACCTATCAGCATGGTGGCATCTCTTTGGAAGAAATCATAATACCCATCAGTATTTTAGAGCCCAAATAG
- the lpxD gene encoding UDP-3-O-(3-hydroxymyristoyl)glucosamine N-acyltransferase, protein MEFTASQIAALINGKIIGDENALITGVSPIESCEEGHLSFIAQERFADYIEKTKCAVLIVSEKLLTKDSYPVTIIAVDDAYLSFQVLMNLYNDMQGRKTGIEQGAVFHETASVGENVYVGAFTCVSEKVKIGDGSQIYPHVYIGKNVKIGKNCIIYSGVRIYDYCVIGDNCVIHSNTVIGSDGFGFQVTKEGYQKIPQLGNVVLGDHVEIGSNCSIDRGTIGSTVIGKGTKIDNLIQIAHNVKIGEHNVIAAQAGIAGSTTIGNWNQIGGQAGIVGHIQIGNQVRVQAQSGVNSSTKDGEILYGSPAINASEYRRNYVHFRNFTEIVKRINSIEKSAKDKTSE, encoded by the coding sequence ATGGAGTTTACCGCATCGCAGATTGCAGCACTGATCAATGGAAAAATTATTGGCGACGAAAATGCCCTGATTACGGGTGTTTCGCCTATTGAGAGCTGCGAAGAAGGTCATCTTTCCTTTATAGCACAGGAAAGATTTGCAGATTATATAGAAAAAACCAAATGTGCTGTACTGATTGTTTCTGAAAAACTTTTAACCAAAGATTCTTATCCCGTTACCATTATTGCTGTAGATGATGCGTACCTGTCTTTCCAGGTGCTCATGAATCTTTATAACGACATGCAGGGCCGCAAAACAGGCATCGAGCAGGGAGCGGTATTTCATGAAACTGCCAGTGTAGGTGAGAATGTATATGTAGGTGCCTTTACCTGTGTCTCAGAAAAAGTGAAGATCGGGGACGGTAGCCAGATTTATCCGCATGTATATATCGGCAAGAATGTGAAGATTGGCAAAAACTGCATTATTTACAGTGGCGTAAGGATTTATGATTACTGCGTGATTGGCGATAACTGTGTCATCCATTCAAATACCGTCATCGGTTCGGATGGCTTTGGGTTTCAGGTTACAAAAGAGGGCTACCAGAAGATACCGCAACTGGGCAATGTCGTATTGGGAGACCATGTAGAAATTGGTTCTAACTGCAGTATCGACCGCGGGACCATCGGTTCAACAGTTATCGGTAAAGGTACTAAGATTGACAACCTCATACAGATCGCCCACAATGTTAAGATTGGCGAACACAACGTCATCGCCGCGCAGGCAGGCATCGCAGGCTCTACCACTATTGGCAACTGGAACCAAATTGGTGGGCAGGCCGGTATCGTAGGTCATATCCAAATAGGTAATCAGGTAAGGGTGCAGGCGCAGAGTGGCGTAAACTCCAGTACCAAAGACGGTGAAATCCTTTACGGGTCACCAGCCATCAACGCCAGCGAATATCGCCGCAACTATGTACACTTCCGAAACTTTACCGAAATCGTAAAACGTATTAACAGCATTGAAAAAAGCGCTAAAGATAAAACCAGTGAGTGA
- the glf gene encoding UDP-galactopyranose mutase, which yields MKNTDILIVGAGISGATLAERYANLGKKVVVVEKRNHIAGNCYDYYDENGILTSKYGAHLFHTNEKEVWEYVNRFGEWYPWEHRVVARVDDKTVPIPVNITTVNTLFGTDIQTEEEMTGWLDANKIEFEKPANGEEAVLNRVGPVLYEKMFKHYTKKQWDKYPAELHASVLERIPVRTNYDDRYFSDEFQALPKGGYTKIFEKMLNHPNITVLLNTDYFDVKDQYTGYEKLFYTGPVDRFFEFKTELEKLEYRSINFVTEHLDQEYYQENSVVNYPGEEVDFTRIVEYKHFGNQKSDKTSIVKEYTVDEGEPYYPVPNEKNQSIYEKYKEEADKLTNIYFVGRLANYKYFNMDQAFKNALDLFSSLETPNLKHHDARTTV from the coding sequence ATGAAAAATACAGATATTCTGATCGTAGGAGCCGGGATTTCTGGCGCTACCCTTGCCGAACGTTACGCAAACTTGGGCAAAAAAGTGGTTGTAGTCGAAAAACGCAACCACATCGCAGGTAACTGCTATGATTATTATGATGAAAACGGCATTTTGACCTCCAAATATGGCGCGCATCTTTTCCATACGAATGAAAAAGAAGTCTGGGAATATGTAAACAGGTTCGGTGAATGGTACCCATGGGAGCACCGTGTGGTGGCCAGAGTGGATGACAAAACCGTACCAATCCCTGTAAATATCACTACTGTAAACACCCTTTTCGGAACCGATATTCAAACTGAAGAAGAAATGACCGGTTGGCTTGATGCCAATAAAATTGAGTTCGAAAAACCGGCAAATGGTGAAGAAGCCGTGCTGAACCGTGTAGGGCCAGTGCTTTACGAAAAGATGTTTAAGCATTATACAAAAAAACAATGGGATAAATATCCGGCTGAGTTACACGCCTCTGTGCTGGAGCGCATCCCGGTAAGGACCAATTATGATGACCGTTATTTCTCGGATGAATTTCAGGCGCTGCCAAAAGGCGGATATACCAAAATATTCGAAAAAATGCTGAACCATCCGAACATCACGGTACTTTTAAACACAGATTATTTTGATGTAAAAGATCAGTACACCGGATACGAAAAGCTGTTCTACACCGGTCCTGTTGACCGTTTCTTCGAGTTTAAGACTGAATTGGAAAAACTTGAATACCGTTCGATCAATTTTGTGACCGAACATCTGGATCAGGAGTATTACCAGGAAAACAGTGTGGTGAATTACCCCGGTGAAGAGGTAGATTTCACACGTATTGTGGAGTATAAACATTTCGGCAATCAAAAATCCGATAAAACAAGCATCGTAAAAGAATACACTGTAGATGAGGGCGAACCGTACTACCCTGTACCGAACGAAAAAAACCAATCAATCTACGAAAAATATAAAGAAGAAGCCGATAAACTCACCAATATCTATTTTGTAGGCCGCTTGGCAAACTACAAATATTTCAATATGGATCAGGCTTTTAAAAATGCTTTAGATTTATTTTCATCATTAGAAACTCCAAATCTGAAACATCATGATGCACGAACCACTGTTTAA
- a CDS encoding beta-galactosidase, producing the protein MMHEPLFKSYFMGGFECADHLNRMVNRVNLLAETQHDQRAEEDFRLLSDIGIKTIREGICWSQVEKTPWQYDFSEVQQRMETAERMGMQTIWDLIHFGYPDGLFPTHPQFTDRFVGLCRAFANFYRENSSAPLYVVPVNEISFLSWFSGEDRGTVPYAVHNGWDIKYHICKAAIQGIKVLKEELPDCKIVMVEPLVKIHCNGDEPEHLARRNEYQFEAMDMIGGRLCPELGGKEEYLEILGFNYYWNCQWKGEADSLCWPDPDGQRVPLHQLLMDAYRRYGKPMFLSETGHFGEGRAEWLHEIADECLKAAEKGVDFQGICLYPVTDRPDWDNLHHYHNSGIFDLDAAGNRIPVDDYISAILQHQERFIESPVI; encoded by the coding sequence ATGATGCACGAACCACTGTTTAAAAGCTATTTTATGGGCGGTTTTGAATGTGCAGACCATTTAAACCGCATGGTCAACCGCGTAAACCTGTTGGCTGAAACACAACATGACCAGCGTGCCGAAGAAGATTTCAGACTGTTGTCTGATATCGGCATCAAAACCATCCGTGAAGGAATCTGCTGGAGCCAGGTGGAAAAAACACCGTGGCAATATGATTTCTCTGAAGTGCAGCAACGCATGGAAACCGCTGAGAGGATGGGCATGCAAACCATCTGGGACCTGATACATTTTGGTTATCCTGACGGACTATTCCCGACGCACCCACAGTTTACCGACCGGTTTGTGGGATTATGCAGGGCTTTTGCGAACTTTTATCGTGAGAATTCCTCTGCTCCTTTATATGTAGTGCCGGTGAATGAGATCAGTTTCCTTTCCTGGTTTTCAGGTGAGGACCGTGGCACTGTACCGTATGCCGTTCATAATGGTTGGGATATTAAATACCATATCTGTAAAGCAGCCATACAGGGCATCAAAGTTTTGAAAGAAGAATTGCCCGACTGTAAGATCGTGATGGTAGAGCCATTGGTGAAAATTCACTGCAATGGTGACGAGCCTGAGCATCTGGCACGAAGAAATGAATATCAGTTCGAAGCGATGGATATGATTGGCGGCAGACTCTGTCCTGAACTTGGCGGTAAAGAAGAATATCTTGAAATCCTCGGGTTTAATTACTATTGGAACTGCCAGTGGAAAGGCGAAGCCGACAGCTTGTGCTGGCCCGACCCCGATGGACAGCGTGTACCGCTCCATCAGCTATTGATGGACGCTTACCGGCGGTACGGCAAACCTATGTTTCTCTCGGAAACCGGTCATTTTGGTGAAGGACGTGCAGAATGGCTACATGAAATTGCAGATGAATGCCTGAAAGCCGCTGAAAAAGGTGTCGATTTTCAGGGGATTTGTCTCTATCCCGTCACTGATAGGCCAGACTGGGATAACCTGCATCATTATCATAACTCCGGAATCTTCGATCTGGATGCCGCCGGTAACCGAATCCCTGTGGATGATTACATCAGCGCTATCCTTCAACATCAGGAAAGATTTATTGAATCACCTGTAATTTAA
- a CDS encoding HD domain-containing protein, with amino-acid sequence MTNKFKIINDPVYGFIKIPHEILFDVIEHPYFQRLRRISQTGLLNLIYPGATHTRFHHALGAMHLMFTALETLKLKGTVISREEEKSAMLAILLHDIGHGPFSHALENMLMHDWHHEKLSLLLMRRLNDEFEGELSMAIEMFQGKYHRKFFNQLISSQLDVDRLDYLKRDSFYTGVTEGNVNTQRIISMMNVSDEELVIDAKGIYSIENFLTARMFMYWQVYYHKTSALAEHLLVKILARAKELVLAGTALPASENLRYFLHRNHSGSASPEDIHRFTQLDDTDIIQAMKAWAEHEDFLLSYFCQCVIRRQFPKTVISSKPFDAAFIQQKKEKTNEIFGIENGEKLVDEIALSLLPYSAHRQPIYLLLKDGRKITLENSENQILSSSISQPNTKYILAFPRETDAII; translated from the coding sequence ATGACGAATAAATTTAAAATCATCAATGATCCGGTGTACGGATTTATAAAAATACCGCACGAAATCCTGTTTGATGTCATCGAGCATCCTTATTTCCAAAGGTTACGCCGTATTTCCCAGACCGGCTTGCTGAATCTTATTTATCCGGGTGCCACCCATACGCGTTTTCATCATGCGCTTGGCGCCATGCATCTGATGTTTACCGCATTGGAGACTTTGAAGCTTAAAGGCACCGTAATTTCGCGGGAAGAAGAAAAATCTGCGATGTTGGCGATTTTGCTACACGATATTGGTCATGGGCCATTCTCTCACGCACTTGAAAATATGTTGATGCACGACTGGCATCACGAAAAACTCTCGCTGCTGCTCATGAGGCGCCTGAATGACGAGTTTGAAGGGGAACTGTCGATGGCTATTGAAATGTTTCAGGGGAAATATCACCGGAAATTCTTTAACCAGTTGATATCTTCTCAGTTAGATGTGGATAGGTTGGATTACCTGAAGCGCGATAGCTTTTACACTGGCGTTACCGAAGGCAACGTAAACACGCAGCGTATCATCTCCATGATGAATGTGTCGGATGAGGAGTTGGTAATTGACGCGAAAGGCATTTATTCAATAGAAAACTTCCTTACCGCACGGATGTTTATGTACTGGCAGGTGTATTACCATAAAACCTCGGCTTTGGCAGAGCATCTTCTGGTGAAGATATTGGCTCGGGCAAAAGAGCTGGTGCTGGCAGGTACAGCACTTCCGGCCTCGGAGAACCTGCGGTATTTTTTACATAGAAACCACTCCGGATCGGCTTCGCCGGAGGATATCCACCGTTTTACCCAGTTGGATGATACGGATATTATCCAGGCGATGAAGGCGTGGGCCGAACATGAGGATTTTCTGCTGTCTTATTTTTGCCAGTGTGTGATCCGCCGTCAGTTCCCAAAGACCGTAATTTCCTCCAAGCCTTTTGACGCTGCTTTTATTCAGCAGAAAAAAGAGAAGACCAATGAAATCTTCGGCATCGAAAACGGTGAGAAACTGGTAGATGAAATTGCCCTGTCCTTGTTGCCGTACAGCGCGCACAGGCAGCCTATTTATCTGTTGCTGAAGGATGGGCGGAAAATTACTTTAGAAAATTCTGAAAATCAAATACTTTCATCTTCTATCAGCCAACCGAACACGAAATATATCCTGGCTTTTCCGCGTGAAACCGACGCAATAATTTAA